The Nicotiana tabacum cultivar K326 chromosome 5, ASM71507v2, whole genome shotgun sequence sequence tcaaacCTGCCCTAACCAGTCCAAGCTCCGGCCAGGTTCTCCGAGTCCAACTTGTTTCTTATATTAGTATAGGTAATTTTTTGCTtggtttctatttttttttcttggccattttattttctttgattgattcttcGTGTGGTTGTTCTGTTTGTAGTGGTATGATTTAGGTTCTTATTTTTTCGTTCAGAATTGTTTGTTTACTTCTGCGTTTAATTATTAAGACTAGTGAGTAGTTTTAGGGTTGATTTGTGCATATTTTTCAATTACTAGTTGGTCAATTTTTTTTGGCTAGGGTTTGTCTAAATTGGTTTAGCTTGTGTTCAGtcaattttatttaaaatcagcATGTTAGTTTCCTGTTATTATTTGATTCCCTGATCCAATGATGTTAGTTGGTACAATAGGTTTAATTCTCAGAAAATGGCTCGTTAATTAGGAATTCTGGATTCATGTTAGGTTCAAATGTTtctgttttgtgttgttttgaTCTCAAGTTCAATGATAAAAGAATTTAGGTTCAGTTAAAAGCTTAATTGAATTAGGATTTGTCCCATTTGATCTTCTTTGTTTTTAATTCAGATTTTTGTGTAGTTTGTTGTAGTTTGTAATTGTTAAACACTCCTAGGGTCTTAATTTGAATAGATGAAACTTAGGAGGTTTAATTTGGGAATAGGAGATCAGATTTTTAGAAGGGAAACTTCTAGAATCTGGGGCAGCTGGCCCAATTTTGGCCAGCATAAATGCTGGAGCCAATCAGAGGCTGCCAGTTGTCCCAATTCTGTTAGGAAAGATGTCTTGTGAGAGAATAATTCCCATTTTGTTTTTCAGCAGCACATGGCACCCCAAAAGAGCTATATATAGACCTTTCTTTCACTCAAAAATTAGAGATCCAGACcctaaaaaatactaaaaaaaattctgcattgttttgattagaaattggtCGAAATTGTTCCTTGGTTTCTCTAGTAGCAAGAACTTAAGAGCTTTCATGGGAAATTTGTTTTTATAGGTTTAAAAAGGATTCAAAGAAGCTGAAACCTGCTATTGATTGCTACTGTTTCATCATCCTTTTTCTGCTGAagatttatttctgtttttctttgttgtttcAGGTATGTCCTGAACTTTGAAAGTGCAGAAAAAATGAAGTTGTAGCTCATTGCTTGTTAAATAGAATGCATGTTCTTCATTTCGAATTGCTGCCTAAAAATGTTCATCTTGTAATGttttctgcaacttttcttttattattaagcATGTTACTATTGTTAGGATAGTATTCACAACCTAAAAGTTCAAATCAAGAGATGTATTGTATTGAGCATTTCATTAAACACTTGAATGTATAAGTGGACTGTCCAGGCTGTGTTTGTAAATTCCAGCCCATACTTTGTGTAATATTCTGACGCTGGATCGCAATTAatgtatttaattagttgtttaaGTGTATATGTTCATTAAACAGATCTCATCGCAACATGATTTAGTATATgttaaaatttgaaattcaatTCATATTAGCAGCGTGTCTTAAATTAGATGCTTTTCTAtgaattttgatgtttttgttgaatttggcaaatcttttgtcccacatcggtgggaaaagaagggttggggggattttctccctataaaagaaggcttaatgtttaggatttaaacacacctctcatttgccttctcatctgtttaagacatttgtatcttctctctttagtattatttcacttgtatttttggagtggaataaaatattggttgtgtccgaggagtaggcaaaattagccgaacctcgtaaattctggtgttccttttattgttgctttattgtcttatttattatttggtggctgtcataatttttggtatagtagttgtgacttattcacactatatacatttggcttccgcaacaattggtatcagagccaaggtactgtctaagtatgctctgtggttgcagcatagtctgatcttccacatcagaaaagatttatcttggtaactaagtcaaggttctgtctgagtatgctctgttgttgcagcttagtctgatcttctacatcagaaaggaaataatcttgatttgtgtcgtcaactattaaataatatttgtgtcaaagatgggagataataaacaagaagaatctacatcaagtgtcaacaatacgtcatcattggcatcttcgcttatgacaagaattgtgtcaaatgcgaaatttgcggtagaaatatttgacgggtccggacattttgggatgtgacaaggtgaggttctagatgtcctttttcaacaagggctagatctggccattgaagaaaagaaaccagatgttattggagaagaagattggagaattatcaaccgtgttgcttgcggtaccattcgatcctaccttgctagagagcagaaatatccatacacaaaggaaacttctgcaagtaaattatggaaagcactggaggataaatttttgaagaaaaacagtcaaaataaattgtacatgaagaagacactgtttcacttcacctatgttcctggtaccacgatgaatgaacatatcaccagtttcaataagttggtcacagatttgcaaaatatggatacaacttatgatgatggtgacttggccttgatgttgttggcgtcacttcctgatgagtacgagcaccttgaaactactctactccatggaaatgatgaagtttctctcagagaagtttgttcggctttgtacagctatgaacaaagaaagcgagaaaaacagaagggcggagaaggagaagcactgtttgtaaggggtcgtcctcaaaatcaaacgaggacaaagaagggaagatccaagtcaagatccagacccagcaaagatgaatgtgccttttgtcgagaaaaagggcactggaagaaagactgtccgaagttgaagaataaggccaaatataataatagaaaggccattatggattcaaatgtagctgattgtgatgattcagacttctcattagttacaacagagtcatcaacatcatcagacatatggttgatggactcggcttgtagccatcatatatgtcccaacagggactggtttgtggaatttcaagaaggagaatatggagtcatccacacagcggataacagccctcttacctcatatggcattggttcaatacgattaaggaaccatgatggaatgatcagaacattaacagatgttcaatatgtaccggatttgaagaagaatctcatctctgtgggagccctggaatcaaaagggttcaaaatcattgcagaaaatggagtgatgagagtatgctccggtgcactagtggtaatgaaggctaatcggaagaataataatatgtaccgctatcgtggcagtacagttattgggacagcgacagtgacatccagtgacgacaaagaggcagaagcaaccaagctatggcacatgcgcttgggacatgctggaggaaaatccttgaaaactctatcagatcaaggattgttaaaaggagtaaaggcttgcaacttggagttttgtgagcattgtgttaaagggaaacagacaagggttaaatttggtacagcgatccataatactaaaggcattttggattatgtacactctgatgtttggggtccttccaaaacaccttcattgggtgggaagcactattttgtaacctttgttgatgatttttcccgaagagtatgggtgtatacaatgaagagcaaagatgaagtgttgggaatttttctcaaatggaagacgatggtggagaatcaaacaggcaagaggatcaagtgtattcgcacagacaatggaggtgaatacaaaaatgatcatttcaataaggtctgtgaaaatgatggcatcgtccgacacttcactgttagacatacaccacaacaaaatggagtggcagaacgtatgaatcggaccttgctggagaaggtacggtgtatgttgtccaatgctggcttgggcaaagaattttgggctgaggcaattacatatgcatgccacctcattaatcgtctaccatctgctgttattgatggcaagacaccatttgaaaaatggtatggaaaacctgctgtagattataactctttgcacgtgtttggctcaactgcatattatcatgtgacagagtcaaaattggatccaagggcaaagaaggctatttttatgggaattacttctggagtcaaaggatatcgcttatggtgtcctatgacaaagaaagtaatattcagcagagatgttacctttgatgaatctgctatggtaaataaggtaacagaagacaccaaacaaaataaaggtgcttctaagcaggtggagtttgagggaaaatttatttttcctacacaataagcagaggaggaaacaaatgaagattaccctctggaaggagagccagtagaggagattccaactcaggaacctcaacaacaacttgaatcaatagcaaccagcaagccaaaaagaacaataacgaaacatgttcgtctcatagagacggttgcttgtgcaacctcaattgtagttgatgatgttcctaccacttataaagacgctgtccaaagttcagaagaagataagtggaggattgccatgaatgatgaaatacagtcccttcatcagaatcatacatggagattggccaatctcctaaagggaaagaaagcaattgggtgtaAATGggtatttgaaaagaaagaaggatttcctaaccaagtaaaTGTTctctacaaagcaagattggtggccaaaggatatgctcaaaaggagggaattaattacaatgaagtgttttctccagttgtaaaacattcctccattagaattatgttggctttggtagcacaattggatttggaactagttcagatggatgtaaaaaccgcgtttttacatggaaacttggaggaggaaatctacatgattcagccagaaggattcaaagttgctggaaaagaaaatatggtgtgcaaacttgaaaatcgttgtacggattgaaacaatcttctagacaatggtacaagcgatttgacgagtttatgttgcggcaagggtacaagagaagcaaatacgataattgtgtgtatttgcacaagcttaaagatggttcctttgtatatcttctcctatatgttgatgatatgttgatagcttccaagaatttggaagaaattgataagttgaagattcaactgaagaaggagttcgagatgaaggatttgggtgaggcaaagaaaattcttggcatggagataattagagatagacgttcaaagaaactctgtttatctcaaaaggaatatttgaagagagtacttcaacgttttggcatagatgacaagactaagccagttagtactctacttgcttcccattttaagctaagtactattatgtcgccaatggatgaagctgaacgagagtatatgtcaaaggtaccatacgcaaatgctgttggtagcttgatatatgcaatggtttgcacaaggtctgacatttcacaagctgttggagttattagcagatatatgcacaatccagggaaggagcattggcaagctgtgaagtggattctacggtatattcataatactgtagatgtcgggttagtttttgagcaggaagacaatcagtctgtagttggatattgtgactcagattttgcgggtgatatggacaaacgaagatcaactactggttatgtgtttacttttgcaaaggcatcaattagttggaagtctactttgcagtcagcAGTttctttgtctacaacagaggcagagtacatggctattacaaaggttgtgaaagaggcaatttggcttcaaggattgctaaaggagcttggtgttgaacaaaaaggtatcacaattttttgtgatagtcaaagtactattcaattagcgaagaaccaagtttatcatgcaaggacgaagcacattgatgttcggtatcatttcgtacgagaaatcatagaagaaggtggagtcacagtgaagaaaattcatactacggagaatcctgctgatatgctgacaaaggtggtgactgcggtcaagtttcaacattgtttggatttgatcaacattgttgaaaactgaagattgaagatgaagacacaatcaaaatttgttattgagagaatattgaagatgtggaatttttccaaggtggagatttgttgaatttggcaaatcttttgtcccacatcggtgggaaaagaAGGGTTGGgggattttcccctataaaagaaggcttaatgtttaggatttaaacacacctctcatttgccttctcatctgtttaaggcatttgtatcttctctctttagtattatttcacttgtatttttggagtggaataaaatattggttgtgtccgaggagtaggcaaaattagccgaacctcgtaaattctggtgttccttttattgttgctttattgtcttatttattatttggtggctgtcataatttttggtatagtagttgtgacttattcacactatatacatttggcttccgcaacaattttCGCATAAGCTATAAGAAGGGAATTTAAGAATTTTGGTTTGGGCCTAGCAAAGGCCCAGGCGATGTACCCTGGTGGACCTCAGATTAGGCTATCTTCATTTGAACTTATTCTTAGTCTTTGGGCTCAACTTCAGGCCCAAACGACTTTGAGCCCCTGTTTTCTTTCCTCAAAATGATAAATGGGTTCCTTGTTCGAGAACTGGGCTGGAAATCAGCGCAATTAAAAGACCATACTATGGCAAGCCAGCCACGCACTTGGTCCCCTGATTATGTATTGGGCTCAAGTTTGAGCCTAGTTGATGTTGATTGTTACCTGTGGACCATTCGACAGGCTGTTGTTGGTCCAATTTCCCCTTTAATAACCAAGGATTTCCTTAGGTTAGACTAAGATCTGTTTAAATAGTTGGAGGCCCAGTAAATACCCCAAGCTTTCTTACAATTAGTAgttatatattttaagtttaaccATTTGTAAATGAGAGCATCCTTAGGCTTAATTAATTATGACTTTTAAAAATGGATTGAGGTATGCCATCCATAGTTATCATCCATGTCCCTCATAAATATTCTAACTTAGATATTAACAATGaatattcgtagtttgctttaggcacgtttaatgtatcgtcgtgattgtggacacattcgcgtgacataatcatgatcttaaaaacaaaatcggATTATGCGTTCCCacaactttgaccaaaatttcttaataataataaagcgttactaattgtggacacgttcgcgtgatatgatttttgatgcgccaaacaaacgggtacacgtacgcgtgacatgttttaagataatttcttaattaaaagaggcaaatgcacataggttctaaattgagtaattagacaatttgattaagtcaagtatgatcaaagtgaccgtgttaaaaccacggaacccgggaatgcctaacaccttctcctcggttaacagaattccttacctggatttttgTGTTTgtagaccgtaaatagagtcaaacttcctcgattcgggattttaaaccggtgacttgggacaccaataaaCCATCcccagtggcgactctgaatttaatataaataatcatgtttcgattgtcacttaaattgggaaAACTCCTATATACCCCTTtcggggtggtaaaaaggaggtgtgacagtacctCCTATTCTTCGATCAGTATTTCTATCTTTTTTGTTGTTAACCAATTAGTCTACGATAGTTTAAGACTATTTCTTGATTGCCTATGTGTACTCTTAATTAGTGTATCTGCCTGTCTATTTTTCTAGATAGTAATTGTTTAGGGAGTTCTAGTCTGTAGTTTTGATTCTTACTTTCTGTTTGGCTAGCCTTCCTTTATATATCTGTTTTCCTTGCTAATTTAATTCTTGCTTGTCTTTTTTTCTTATATGTATGCATAATTAGTGGATAGAACGTAAGTGTTAGACCTGCCTCTTTTAGTTTAATCCTTTGCCTGTTTAAATGACGGTTCTAGCATAATTGTCCTTAGAATATAGTGGCTGGGGTGGGTGATGGTAGAATAAGATCATGTCCTCAGATGaggtggggggagggggaggggcaAAGGTAGCAAAGGATCCGCTAGACCAAGAATTGGGTCTTGGAACATAGGTACTTTGACGAGGAAGTCGATAGAGTTAGTGAGGATCCTCCAGAAGAGGAAGATCACCATAGCTTGTGTTCACGAGACAAGATGAGTGGGTTCGAAGGCGCGAGATGCTGATAGGTTTAAATTGTGGTACTCAAGACGCGAGAGGGGTAAGAATAGGGTAGGTAGGGATCTTAAGGAGTTAGTGGTAGAAATTAGGAGGGTGAACGACAGGTTAATGGCTATTAAGTTGGTTGTGGGACGGTCTACTTTAAATGTGATTAGTGCTTACATGTTTCAAGTAGGTTTGTACGAAGAGGTTAAAAGGCATTTCTGGGAAGATCTTGACGGGTTAGTTCGTGAAATTCCACACCCCAAGAAGTTAGTTATAGGTGGAAATTTCAATAGTCACATTGGGGCGACCTCTGGGGTTATGACGGTGTACATGGTGGCTTTGGCTTTGGAGCTAGGAACGGAGGTGGTACTTCGTTATTGGACTGTGTTAAAGCCTTTTGATTGCTAACTCGTATTTTCCGAAGAGGGAAGAGCATTTGGTCACCTTCAAGAGTTTGTTGGCCAAGACTCAAATTGATTATCTACTCCTCTAGAAGTGTGATAGGGGTCTGTGCATGGATTGCAAGGTTATACCGAGCGAGAATCTAACGACTCAACATAGGTTATTGGTGATGGACATAGAGATCGTGAGGAAGAGAAAGTAGAGGGTTATGTATGGTCGACCTAGGATCAGGCGGGGTGCCTTGATTTATGATAAAGCGCAAGAATTGGGGCGAAAGGTGCTGTCTATGAGAGCCTGGAGGAGCAGTGGAGACGTGATCTGTATGTGGACCATTACAGCGGAGTGTATTAGATTAGCTGCAAGGGAGCTGGTAGGAGTCTCGGAGGGCTTCTCTGGCGGCCACAAAGGTGACTGGTGGTGGAGTAAGGAGGTACAAGAGAAAGTGAAAGCTAAGAAAGTGGCGTACTTGAAGCTTGTAGAGAGCATGGACGATGAGGCAAAATGGATGAACATGGAGGGGTATAAGAGGGCTAAGAAGGAGGCGAAGTTAGCGGTTACGATGGCTAAGACTATTGCATTTGTGTATGACGAGCTTAGGGCCAAAGTGGGGACAAGAAGTTATACAGGCTAGCCAAagtgagagagaggaaggcccATGATCCGGATCAAGTTAAGTGCATCAAAGATGAGGAAGGCAGACTTTTGATGGAAGAGGCTCAGTTTAGACGCAGATGGCTGACATACTTCAATAAACTCCTGAATGAAGAGGGCTATGCACAAGATGCATAGGGGTAGAACAACCAAGCCAGATGAAATCCCTGTGGAATTTGGAAAGAATGCGGGCCATACAGGTTTGGAGTGTCTCACTAGGCTGTTCAATATCAATTTTAGGACGAAGAAGAAGCCagaagaatggaggtggagtacgatgattcTGTTGTATAAGAACAAGGGCGATATCCAAGTTGCAATAATTATAGGGGGATTAAGTTGCTTAGCCATAcgatgaaagtttgggagagggtggttgaattGAGGGTGAGGAGCAGTGTATCCATTTCTGAGAACCAGTTATGTTTCATGTCGAGGCGTTCGACTATGGAAGTTATTCATCTAGTGAAGAGATTGGTGGAGCGGTATAGAGAGATGAAGAAGGACTTGCaaatggtgtttattgacctagaaaaaGCTTATGACAAGGTCCCGAGAGAGGTGCTTTGGAGATGCTTGGAAGCTAAAAGGGTCCTAGTAGCATATATTAGGGttattaaggacatgtatgatggagctaagactcgggttaggatggCGGGAGGAGACTCAGAACACTTTCCGGTTGTGATGGGGTTATACCAGGGATCAACTCTTAGcttatttctattttctttggcGATGGACACATTGACACGACACATTCAAggagaggtgccatggtgtatgttatatgttgatgatatagttctgattgatgagacgtgGGATGGTATTAATGAGAGACTAGAGGTTATGAGACAGACCctagagtctaagggtttcaagttgagcaggaccaagacggaatacttggagtgcaagttcaacaATGTTACCCAAGAAGCGGACATGGAAGTGAAGCTTGATATACAAGTTATTCCCAAgaaaggtagtttcaagtaccttggatctatAATACAAGGTAACAGGGAGATTGATGAGTATGTTACTCACCATATCGGAGAtagatggatgaagtggaggcgcTTATGGTGTCTTGTGTGATAAAATTATGCCGCtgagacttaaaggtaagttccaCAAGGTTGTAGTTAGGCTGACTATGTTGTATGGCGCAGAGTGTTGGCCGGTCAAGAACACTCATGTCCAAAAGATAAAAGTAGCTCAGATGAGGATGTTAAGGTAGATGTGTGAGCATACCAGGTTGGATAATATTAAGAATGAAGTTATTTGGGATAAGGTGGGAGTGACTTATGTGGAGGAAAAGATGCGGGAGGCAAAGATGAGTTGGTTCgggcatgttcagaggagaagtaTAGAAGCCCCAGTCAGAAGGTGCGAGAGGTTAGCCTCAGTGGGTATCaggaggggtagaggtaggcctaagaagtcttgGGGCGAGGTTATTAGGCGAAAAATGGCACAGCTAGAGttgactgaggacatgaccctagataggagggtgtggatgtcgaggattaaggtagagctagtaggtagtcgagcgtaTCTCTTTGTCTTTCCCAGTTCACtagcattagtgttagtatgatatcCTTTATTCATACATTGCTATTATTACCTAGAGTTCAACTGCTTTCTTGCTTCAAtatttttatcttgttgttgttCCATTTTATTGTCATTTGTTCTCTAACCGAGGGCCTATTAGAAACGGCCTCTCTGTCcttctagggtaggggtaaggctgcatacatcGCATCCTGCTCATACCCCACTTGTGAAAAAATACTAgacttgttattgttgttgttgtatccgTTCTCtcacaataataatatatatatttagtaaaaaaaattgaCGACGCGACACCGCCTCATTAAGCGTGCATCCGCCCTTGGGGTTTAGGAATTGAAGTGTCGTTGGTGATGTTAGATTACAGGCACCAGGGGGTTGGCAGGGGGTAGGGGGTAGGAGTGGGGTGGGAAATAGattgaaaaatagttttaaaaaaatattttttttctccaattgaaggaaaatattttaaatcAACCAAACACGAAAATTTACTTTTACACGTAAGAGATCTGTCTTTTACATATAAGAGATCTAAAAAGgtcattttctaaattttaaaattataaaggaGCATGATGTACAAACAACACGAAAAATTACCAAACACACGCCTAATGTAACAGATTTTAGAGATTAATAAATTCATTTACCTATCATCAAGTTCTCCAAATTAAGGTATTAAGATGCACGAATTGCTCATTATTCAGTTTGGTTTTAGCGCTCTCTGACTTTTGCTTTAAAATGCATGGTCTGCTTATATTTGGAATTATATTTTCCCAAAGTAACATGTCGACAAAGAAAGAGACAGGAATAAGGAGAAAAGGTATAAAATAGAGTTTGATAACCATTTTTTAGACATTTCATTTGCAATTTCTCGTAGCACTTTCTACGCATGAAAGATATACAAATGTTCAACAAATAGTATCATAGATCTGATCATCTGACTTGATTCTATGTAATAAACTAATAAAGTGTCATTTTTCGCGTTTAAAACCAAACAAGTCTTCGTCTCCCACATCGTTCACTGACACATTCACTTTTATATTCGGAAATGAGAAAGCATTTTATCGCCGAGCCTTGTAGCGTGGGCTTGTGACCCAAGTGGGGGCAAAAATGTGGTAGAATGTTGGGTTGATCCTGAAGGCTGGGCTTTTGGGTGGCTAATGTCTGGCCTGCCCTATCCAAGCATGGAGTTGAGTCATGTGGCCCAAAAGAAAGTATGGGCTTCTTGGCTCCTAGAGTGGGGTGGACcgcgtgaggctggtttcacagagcaacgaacagCTCTCGCTTCGTGCAGTGGAAAGATAACAGGCCGGTGTTATCCAAGTCCAACTAAACCTGATGGGCTTCTCAATTAAACCTAAACCACCACCATTTTGGTCTATAAAATTGGCTTTTTGGCCCAGTTGCACAGTATATTTCACTTgcataattcactttttattttccattttgtATTTATGCAAatgatcccccccccccccttttcttttctttttttttaaacattCCTTGTGTAATTATTATCTCTTACTCATGTTGATTCTGGCGATAGGAAAATATTACGTTAAAGTATAAAAGTTGAGCAATTAATTGAATTTGAATAATTGAAAATTGTGAATTTGCATAGAAAAAGAATGATATCTTAACATTTTGTCAagtcacaattcacaaaataAAAAGAGTTCATGTAAATGTAGATTAGAATGAATGGAGCAATTACTTCCACGAGGAGCAGCTAAGCAAAAGGGAATAATAACTATTCCTGATGATAGATAAGTAGTTGGAGCTTTCATATTGTGACTGACTTTTCAATAATACTACATATTTTATTCCACTTATCATTGTTCTTCCTATCATACAAATTGAATAATGGAGTATATCAGCTTTATTAGTTAATTGACCACATACATTGAATTGTAGATCCTCTTGGGGCGGATCTAGGGGTGCAAGGGTGTTCACTCGAACCCCCTTCGTCAAAAAATTACACTATGTATATAAGATAAAATTTgatttttacctctatatattatgttttgaatccccTTCGCATAGCTCAAAAGCATGGCTTAGTGGTCAAGGGACCTCATAATAATTAGGAAATTTTACACCCTCTAGAAAACCTTAGTaccatatttattttaaataaataccattttaaaatattacatcctATAAATACCTTTTATCTTTTATAGCAAAAAATCTAAATATAGTTACATCCTACAATTAAGGCACCATATatgctaaatattattttttctct is a genomic window containing:
- the LOC142180865 gene encoding uncharacterized protein LOC142180865, with product MYGRPRIRRGALIYDKAQELGRKVLSMRAWRSSGDVICMWTITAECIRLAARELVGVSEGFSGGHKGDWWWSKEVQEKVKAKKVAYLKLVESMDDEAKWMNMEGYKRAKKEAKLAVTMAKTIAFVYDELRAKVGTRSYTG